Proteins encoded by one window of Vitis vinifera cultivar Pinot Noir 40024 chromosome 10, ASM3070453v1:
- the LOC100246418 gene encoding oil body-associated protein 2B, with protein sequence MASSDKTPQGVPTSESHTPGTPMKAGQYVLDKGAQMLQSLKPVKQMKQHVCTFALYSHDMTRQIETHHYITRLNQDFLQCAVYDSDNSDAHLIGIEYIVSDRIFEALPPEEQKLWHSHAYEIKSGMWVNPGVPEMIQKPELENIAKSYGKFWCTWQVDRGDRLPLGAPALMMSPQAVNLGIVRPDLVQKRDDKYKISTDSLKPLRLEIPEPEWINPNADYWKQSFGKGFALDIEPTEMKLRAPFP encoded by the exons ATGGCTTCCAGCGACAAAACACCCCAGGGCGTGCCGACCAGCGAATCACATACGCCCGGAACGCCGATGAAGGCTGGGCAGTACGTGCTGGACAAAGGAGCCCAGATGTTGCAGAGTCTGAAGCCGGTGAAGCAAATGAAGCAGCACGTTTGCACCTTCGCTCTCTATAGCCACGACATGACTCGCCAGATCGAGACTCACCACTACATCACTCGTCTCAACCAGGACTTCCTCCAGTGCGCCGTTTATGATTCCGACAACTCCGACGCTCATCTTATCG GGATTGAGTATATTGTGTCTGATCGTATTTTCGAAGCTCTGCCGCCTGAGGAACAGAAGCTGTGGCACTCCCACGCTTATGAG ATCAAATCAGGGATGTGGGTGAATCCCGGGGTTCCAGAGATGATCCAGAAACCGGAACTCGAAAATATTGCCAAATCCTATGGCAAGTTTTGGTGCACATGGCAAGTCGACAGAG GTGACAGGCTTCCACTGGGAGCACCGGCACTGATGATGTCGCCACAGGCAGTGAACTTGGGGATTGTGAGGCCGGACTTGGTACAGAAAAGGGATGACAAGTACAAGATATCCACCGATTCTCTGAAGCCATTAAGGCTGGAGATTCCGGAGCCGGAGTGGATCAATCCTAATGCCGACTACTGGAAGCAGTCTTTTGGCAAGGGTTTTGCTCTTGACATCGAGCCCACTGAGATGAAGTTAAGGGCACCGTTTCCATGA